TTAAATAAATTTAAAAAGAGCTCGTTTCTTGGCAAAGAGCGCTTAAGCGAAGAGGGCTATGAGATAAGTATCAAAAATAACTCAAGCAAGAGCGTTGATGTTACTTTGGTCGATCGTGTACCAGTGTCTGCCGATGAGGCGGTAAAGGTCGAGATAAAGGGCTTTGATAAAAAAGATATCAGCAAAGATGGCAAGGTGGAGCTTAAATTTAGCCTTGCACCAAAAGAGGAATTTAAAAAAGAGTACTCTTATAAGATCAAAAAGCCAAAAATTTAGAGCAAATTTGCTCTAAATTTAGCCGTTTATAAATGCACTTGCGATATCTAAAACGTATCTTGTCGGATAAAAGATAGTATCTTTTAAAGGCGAGATGAGGATGATGATAAGGATGACAAAGCCATATCGCGAGATGCCCTCAAGCTTTTCAGCTAGTGCGTGAAAACCAAAATTTCTAAGCGCATACTCGAGCGCGTGAAAGCCATCAAGTGGCGGGATCGGATAGAGATTAAAGATGGCTAACATCAAATTTAAAAGCGCAAGCGTAAATAAAAACTGAAGTAAAATTTCAAAGGTTTCTATATTTAATAAAGCCTTTAGCACAAAAAGCGACAAAATGCCTAGGATGACGTTGTAGCAAATGCCAGCTAGACTTACGTAGATAGCTGCTTTGTAGCCGCCATTTCGCACTACTGTGTAGGTATTTACAGGCACTGGTTTTGCCCAGCCAAACATCATACCAGTGCTTAGGTAAAGTACCAGCGGTACGATGATGGTGCCAACTGGGTCAATATGTTTTATAGGATTTATGCTAAGCCTACCAAGATTTTTTGCGGTGTTGTCGCCAAATTTATAAGCGACATATCCGTGAGCGATCTCGTGGCCGACGATGGCGATTATTAAAGAGATGACGATAGTGGCGACTTTGACTATGTCTATGTTATCAATGAAGCCCATCTACTTCGCCTTCTTTTAGAGCTTTGTTAGTGAAAAATTCGTCATTTTCTATCGTATCCACAAAGCGTCCGATACGCTCCCAGCGCACATTGTAGTTGCTATCCCAGCTAAAATATATAAACCAAGGCTGTCCGACTATGTCCTTGTAAGCCACGCTTCCCCAAAAACGGCTATCGTTTGAGTGATCGCGGTTGTCGCCTATCATGAAGTATTCATCTTTTGGTACTTTGACGTAAAATGCATTAAGGTTAAAATTTGGATTTTGCGGTAGTGAGCCAATTAGCACTGGCTTCATAAAAACACTATCTTTGTTTGTATTTAGCATGAAAATCATCTGCTCAAATAAATTTACATTTTCGTCGTAGTGGATGCCGCTAAATCTATATGGCTCTTTTATGAAAAGCTTACCATCAAGTTCGGCTATATCGCTACATGAGTAGCCAAATTTACTCTCTTTACCATTTAAATTTTCACGGCAGTTTGCTTTTATAAAATCATCTCCCTCTTTTGGACGCAAATACAAGGCTTTTTCGGTAAATACTATCTCATCTTCGCTTGTGGCAAAGCAGCGTTTTACAAAGTGGGTCTTTTCATCTTTTGGATAACGAAAGACGACTATATCGCCTCTTGCCGGACCATCGCCTGTGATAAGATGCCCATTGTTATTTAGCTCAGGTAAAATTTTTACCTCAAGCCACGGAATTCTTGGTGTTGGTATACCATAAACAAATTTTTTTGCAAATAAAAAATCACCAACCAAAAGCGTATTTTTCATCGAACCAGACGGGATAACAAAGGCTTGAGCTATGAAAAATATAACAAAAAGCACGATGATGACAGTGCCTGTCCAGCTCGAGCAAAAGTCATAAAATTTAGTAAAAAATTTTTTCATTATTAGGCTCTTTTTTGGCTAGCTATCTTAGCTTGGGCTGCAAGGATTGTATTATTTAAAAGCATGGCTATGGTCATCGGACCCACGCCACCAGGAACAGGCGTGATGTATGAGCATTTTGGTGCGACTTCATCAAAGTCCACATCGCCTACAAGTCTGCCATCATCAAGTCTGTTTATACCCACATCAACGACTACTGCGCCATCTTTTACCATGTCAGCCTTTAAGAAAAATGGCTTGCCAATGGCCGCGACGATGAGGTCGGCATTTTTGCAAATTTCTTTTAAATTTTTAGTCTTGCTATGAGTGATCGTAACTGTTGCTGAAGCGTTTAAAAGCAAATTTGCCATAGGTTTGCCAACGATATTACTTCTACCTATAACAACCGCGTTTAGCCCAGCTACTTCTATGTCATACTCTTTTAAAATTTCCATCACGCCAAGCGGTGTGCAAGGCACAAAGCCATCAAGGCCGCTAACAAGTTTGCCGACATTTACAGCGTGAAAGCCATCTACGTCTTTTGCTGGATCGATCGTTGCTAAAACGGTGTTTGTATCTATATGTTTTGGAAGTGGCAACTGTACTAAAATTCCATGGATGCTATCGTCTAAATTTAGCACATTTATAAGCGCTAGAAGCTCTGCTTGGGTTGTATTTTCGCTTAGACGGTGAGCTACGCTTTTTATGCCGTATTCGTTGCAAGCTTTTTCTTTGGCTCTAACGTATGTTTGAGATGCTTTGTCTTCGCCTACTAAGATAACAGCTAGGGTTGGTTCTACGCCAAATTTTTTTAGTTCTTCAGCTCTTACTTTTACGCTTTCTTTGACCTTTAAAGATACGGCTTTGCCGTCTAAAATTTTCATATTGGATCCTTATTTAAAAGCTTTTTTAATCACAAGGGTGGTATCATACCTAAAATTAAATTAAAATTTTTAAAGAGAGGTTTATGCGGTCTGTTTTTTTGTTTTTGCTTTTTTGTGTGGCGATTTTTGGTGCTGATTTTATCACAAAGACCGAATACGCCAAGATGCTCTACCTAAATCCACGCGGCATAGGATGCGATAAATGTCACGGTACAAAGGGCGAGGGCAGTCTAATCTCTAAATACAAGCACTTTGACAAAAAAGCAAACAAAACGGTTGACGATGAGCTTAGAGCACCAAAGATAAATGATATAGAATTTGAAAGCTTTAAAGCCGCTCTAACTAAGCCAAAAGGCGTCATGCCAAGCTATTTTTTGACAGACGAGGAGACTACGATTCTTTATGAATATATTACGAATAAGATAAATACTCCTTCAAAAGCAGCAAAAGCGCAAAATTTAAGCAAGCCAGTTGCTGCTGATACGACGCAAAAACAGCCAGAGCAATCTGCCAAAGCCGCCCCTGCTACAAAACCAGCAGAACCAGCTAAAACTACCACAGCTAAGCCAGCTGAGTCAGCAAAAACCGCTACTACGCAAGCACCAAAGTCGCCAGTAAAACCAGTAACAAATCAAAAAGATAATCAAAAGACAAATTTAAAAACACAAAATCAAAAGGATAAAAAATGACAAATAAAGAGGCATTTAGCGAAGCCAAAAAATATATCCCAGGCGGCGTAAATTCGCCAGTACGTGCATTTGGAAGTGTTGGTGGTGAGCCTGTGATGATGGATCACGCAAAGGGAGCTTATCTATACGACGTCGAGGGTAAAAAATATCTTGACTTTATCCAAAGCTGGGGACCGCTCATATTTGGCCACTGCGACAAAGATATAGAAGAGGCGATCATCTCTGCTGTAAAACAAGGCGTATCTTACGGCGCGCCATCTCCAAAAGAGACAGCTCTTGCAAAGCTAATATGCGATGAGTTTAAACAAATAGATAAAATTCGCTTCGTTAGCTCTGGCACAGAGGCCACTATGAGCGCGATAAGAGTGGCTAGAGGATATGCTAAAAAAGATGGTCTAATAAAATTTGAAGGCTGCTACCACGGACACAGCGACGCACTTCTTATCAAAGCAGGAAGCGGTGCAACGACATACGGCAACGCTTCAAGCAGCGGCGTACCACAAGATGTTGTGAAAAACACCTATTTGGCAGTTTATAACGATATAGAAAGCGTAAAAGCCATTTTTGAAAATAATAAAGACAAAATTGGCGTCGTCATAATCGAGCCAATCGCAGGAAATATGGGGCTTGTGCCAGCTGATAAGAAATTTTTAGAGGAGCTTAGAACACTTTGCGATAAATTTGGCGCTGTGCTTATCCTTGATGAGGTTATGAGCGGTTTTAGAGCGTCACGCCTTGGCTCATATTCATTTCATGAGGTGGACGCTGATCTCATCACATTTGGCAAGGTTATAGGCGGAGGCATGAACGTCGCTGCATTTGGTGGCAAGGCCGAGATAATGGACTGCTTAAGTCCTGATGGCGCTGTCTATCAAGCAGGCACGCTAAGTGGCAACCCAGTAGCGATGAGTGCTGGTATAGCGGCGATTTCAAAGATAAATAGTGATCCAAATTTATACGCTAGACTCGAAAAGCTTGCCCTAAAACTAATGGCTGGCTTTAAAGAGGCTGCAAAGAGTGCTGGCATCACTATCCAAACTGATGTTCGTGGCTCTATGTTTGGCTACTTTTTTACAGACCATGCCGTGAAAAACTATGACGATGCACTAAAGAGCGATACAAAACTCTTTGCTAAATTCCACCAAGCTATGCTTAAGCGTGGAATTTATCTAGCGCCAAGTCAGTTTGAGACTGGATTTGTCTGCGATGCGATGAGTGAAGCGGATATCGATCTAGCGGTAAGCGCAGCTAAAGAGGCGTTTTTGGAGATAAAAGCCTAATGGCAAAATTTAAGATAAAAGATATCGTAGCAGGTGCTGAGCAGCTAAGCCTTGGCGTTTCAATCGTAGTCGCGATTTTGCTTGGTACCGGACTTGGGTATTTTGTAAAAAAGGCTACAAATTTCACGCCAGCTCTTTGGATAGGCTTTGCTATTGGCATCGCAGCTGCTATTTTAAATGTCTATAAAGCTTACAAAGCACAGATAAAAAGCCTAGATGAGCTAAAGGATGAAAGCAGATACAGAGGCTACATAAAAGACGATGATGAGGACGATTAGTAGGCTTTTGATTTGCTATTTTGTGCTTTGGCTGGCTCTTAGCGCGGTTGGCAAATTTATATCAAATCAATTTTTTATAAGCTCACAAATTTCATTTTTTGCCTCGCTTGTCATCCTAACGGCTAGTTTTTTTGCATATAAAAACCGCATAAATTCAAGGCTAGAGAGTGCTAGAGATGAAATTTTAGCCAAGATAGAAGAAGATGATGAAGATGACGAAAATTTGGCACAAAATGAGGCAAAAGAATTTAGCCTAAAGGATGAGAAAGCAAGGCTAAAAAAGCAGAAATTTTCGTTTAAAGATAAGAGTTTTGTAGCAGCCTTTAT
This genomic interval from Campylobacter concisus contains the following:
- a CDS encoding c-type cytochrome, yielding MRSVFLFLLFCVAIFGADFITKTEYAKMLYLNPRGIGCDKCHGTKGEGSLISKYKHFDKKANKTVDDELRAPKINDIEFESFKAALTKPKGVMPSYFLTDEETTILYEYITNKINTPSKAAKAQNLSKPVAADTTQKQPEQSAKAAPATKPAEPAKTTTAKPAESAKTATTQAPKSPVKPVTNQKDNQKTNLKTQNQKDKK
- the lepB gene encoding signal peptidase I — encoded protein: MKKFFTKFYDFCSSWTGTVIIVLFVIFFIAQAFVIPSGSMKNTLLVGDFLFAKKFVYGIPTPRIPWLEVKILPELNNNGHLITGDGPARGDIVVFRYPKDEKTHFVKRCFATSEDEIVFTEKALYLRPKEGDDFIKANCRENLNGKESKFGYSCSDIAELDGKLFIKEPYRFSGIHYDENVNLFEQMIFMLNTNKDSVFMKPVLIGSLPQNPNFNLNAFYVKVPKDEYFMIGDNRDHSNDSRFWGSVAYKDIVGQPWFIYFSWDSNYNVRWERIGRFVDTIENDEFFTNKALKEGEVDGLH
- a CDS encoding site-2 protease family protein: MGFIDNIDIVKVATIVISLIIAIVGHEIAHGYVAYKFGDNTAKNLGRLSINPIKHIDPVGTIIVPLVLYLSTGMMFGWAKPVPVNTYTVVRNGGYKAAIYVSLAGICYNVILGILSLFVLKALLNIETFEILLQFLFTLALLNLMLAIFNLYPIPPLDGFHALEYALRNFGFHALAEKLEGISRYGFVILIIILISPLKDTIFYPTRYVLDIASAFING
- the folD gene encoding bifunctional methylenetetrahydrofolate dehydrogenase/methenyltetrahydrofolate cyclohydrolase FolD, whose product is MKILDGKAVSLKVKESVKVRAEELKKFGVEPTLAVILVGEDKASQTYVRAKEKACNEYGIKSVAHRLSENTTQAELLALINVLNLDDSIHGILVQLPLPKHIDTNTVLATIDPAKDVDGFHAVNVGKLVSGLDGFVPCTPLGVMEILKEYDIEVAGLNAVVIGRSNIVGKPMANLLLNASATVTITHSKTKNLKEICKNADLIVAAIGKPFFLKADMVKDGAVVVDVGINRLDDGRLVGDVDFDEVAPKCSYITPVPGGVGPMTIAMLLNNTILAAQAKIASQKRA
- a CDS encoding AtpZ/AtpI family protein; its protein translation is MAKFKIKDIVAGAEQLSLGVSIVVAILLGTGLGYFVKKATNFTPALWIGFAIGIAAAILNVYKAYKAQIKSLDELKDESRYRGYIKDDDEDD
- the hemL gene encoding glutamate-1-semialdehyde 2,1-aminomutase → MTNKEAFSEAKKYIPGGVNSPVRAFGSVGGEPVMMDHAKGAYLYDVEGKKYLDFIQSWGPLIFGHCDKDIEEAIISAVKQGVSYGAPSPKETALAKLICDEFKQIDKIRFVSSGTEATMSAIRVARGYAKKDGLIKFEGCYHGHSDALLIKAGSGATTYGNASSSGVPQDVVKNTYLAVYNDIESVKAIFENNKDKIGVVIIEPIAGNMGLVPADKKFLEELRTLCDKFGAVLILDEVMSGFRASRLGSYSFHEVDADLITFGKVIGGGMNVAAFGGKAEIMDCLSPDGAVYQAGTLSGNPVAMSAGIAAISKINSDPNLYARLEKLALKLMAGFKEAAKSAGITIQTDVRGSMFGYFFTDHAVKNYDDALKSDTKLFAKFHQAMLKRGIYLAPSQFETGFVCDAMSEADIDLAVSAAKEAFLEIKA